GCGAGCTCGCTTGCCCCCTGGCCGTATAGGTCGCTGCCAGCCGCCGGACACCCGGGCCGGGGGTCCGGGCGCTGCGTTTGACCGGATTCGGCAGGATCGAGGCCAGAAGGGCGGCTTCCCGGGCGGAAAGGCTGGCGGCCGACTTGCCGAAGGCATAAGCGCTGGCCGCCTCGACGCCAAATTGTCCCTGTGGACCGAGCTCGGCGATGTTGAGATAAATCTCCAGGATCCGTGGCTTGGGCAGGACCAAATCGATCCAGAGTGCCAGCGGAAATTCGAGCGCCTTGCGGACGAAATCCCGGCCCTGCCAGAGAAACAGGTTTTTTGCGACCTGCTGGGTGATCGTGGAAGCGCCCCGGAACGGCGTGCCGTCCTCCTG
The nucleotide sequence above comes from Bradyrhizobium sp. NDS-1. Encoded proteins:
- the mtgA gene encoding monofunctional biosynthetic peptidoglycan transglycosylase; the protein is MRIVKILLVALAVVLLAPYVIAPFYRTGHPVSTLMAWRSLRGAPMQREWIDLAAMSPSLPRAVVAAEDAHFCKHHGIDWGALREAIDDAQEDGTPFRGASTITQQVAKNLFLWQGRDFVRKALEFPLALWIDLVLPKPRILEIYLNIAELGPQGQFGVEAASAYAFGKSAASLSAREAALLASILPNPVKRSARTPGPGVRRLAATYTARGQASSLATCWRENR